Sequence from the Pan paniscus chromosome 12, NHGRI_mPanPan1-v2.0_pri, whole genome shotgun sequence genome:
tgtttaattggcacATGGTTCCACAGAAagcttggctggggaggcctcaggaagcttataattacggcaggaggtgaaggggaagccgGCACATCCtatatggctggagcaggaggaagagagcgaagggggaggtgctacacacttttacagaaccagatcttgtgagaactcactatcacaaggacagcaaggaggaaatccacccccatgacccaatcacctcccacctgacCCCTCCTCCAACAGTGaagattacaattgaacatgagatttgggtggggacacagatccaaaccatatcatccaccTTCTGCATGGGAGGACAcaaccctcaccagatgctggtgccatgctctcgaacttcccagcctccagaaccataagccaaataaatttctgttcattataaattaccccatctgtGGTATTCTCTTATAGCAACATAAAGTGGACAAGATGCTCATTATGAATGCTTAATTTGGGAGACGAACATCTTCTGTAGTTGAGGGAACTCCCAGCTTCCGTGCTTCCTCGTGGCAGTGGAAGATAGCCCATCACATTCCTGATCCTCACTTTAAAAAGTGGCAGGTCCTCAGGCCACCCACATCGGAACCTACAATGCCTGAGGCATTGGGAACTGCCCACCCTTCCTCTAATGTAAGCCCCAAAGTGTCACAATCTGCAAAAACATTCAGGACTTAAGAGACACACTGCACTGTGTATGGATGTCAGGCCAGGTCTTTCCCATTACTCAGGGATCTTCATGAGAACTGGCTGTGAGAAACCACTTCCAATGTCCTCACTGACTGTGCAGGCTTGGTTGCATTTCCCTATGAGCAGGGGCAGTCATATGCATTCGTTCTCAGGAAGAACACAGCCTGCATTAGTTTTCTGTCACTGCCATTATAAATCACCACAAACTGAGCAGCTTAGAATGACACAAATTTAgtgtcttacagttctgtagatcGGGAGCCTGACACAGGTCTCGcagggtgtgggcagggctgtgctcctcctggaggctctaggagagaacttgtttccttgccttttccggCTTCTAGAGGCCGCCTCCCTCTATCTACAAAGCCAGCAGTGTTGCAGTCTCTGACCCTTCCTCTGTGGCCTGCTCTAATTATGGACGAAAAAGGTCCTCTGTTTTTAAAGACTCCTGTGATTAGACTCAGCCCGCCTGATAATCCAAGAGAATCTCCCCAACCCAAATCTATGCCCTTAGTCTCGGTTGCAAAGTCCCTTTGTCATGTGAGGGGAACACATCAGGAGGTTCTGCAGATGAAgccatggacatctttgggaggaTACTTCTGCCCGCCACACATGATTGTTTTCCCACCTCTCTTACTTGTCTCTGCAGCTTCACTGCTCAGGTTTTACTCTAGAATCCAATTTACTCCTAAATCCAAATTCAGGAAGTTTGTAAAGGATCACTTTCCCTGCACGGCATGGCCGGCTTTGCTCCTGTATGTCCTGCGAGCCCGTGCTGGTCTCCCTCCTCTTCTATCACCATTGTGTTGCCTCCTCAGGCTTCTGCCCCTGAAGTTCCCATCTTTTCCTTGTCCAGTGATCAGCCAGATGCCAGAGCCGCTCACTGGGCTCTGCCCCTCCAGCTCAGTGCTTTGATGCCACTTACCTGGCGTTGTGTGTTTCACTGTGTCCTCCACTCCCAGTGGTTCCATTGAGGCAATTCTTGCTTCCTGCCATGTAATCATGGGTTTCAAGGCTGAGAACTTACATTCTGTCTCTCAGTGTAGCACGGGGGCACATAAATCCctgatatttgctttactttttgaCTGACTAACCAAAAAAATGATGAGAAGAGGACAAAAGACCTGGGGTGGAGATTCTGAGGACCAGGAATCAGGTTATGTAGGGGCTGCCTTAATGTTCGTTCCTCATTCAGTCGATCAGTGCTTGTGGTTAATTTTAGTACAAAAAATATTGGTTGATTATAAAATAATGcaggttaaataactttttttttttttttttttgagacagggtctcactttatcacacagactggagtgcagtggcacgatcatggctcactgcagcctccacctcccagggctcaagtgatcctcccatctcagcctcccaagtagctgggactacaggcatgccaccatgcctggcttttttttttttttttttttaaatagagatggagtctcattttgttgtccaggctggtctccaactcttgggctcaagtgattctcctgccttggcctctcaaagtgctgggattacaggtgtgaaccactgtgcccagccaggaatttttagtaaacattaaaattgaaaaaaatcaccCACAGTCACAGCAAAGGGACCactattagtttttctttctttctttttttttttcgagacagagttttgctgttgttgcccaggctggagtgcaatggtgcaatcttcgctcaccgcaacctctgcctcccaggttcaagcgattctcctgcctcagcctcctgagtagctgggattacaggcatgcgtcaccatgcccggctgattttgtatttttagtagagatggggtttctccatgttggtcaggctggtctcaaactcctgacctcaggtgatccgcccaccttggcctcccaaagtgctgagattacaggcgtgagccaccgcgcccggccactgttagtttttaaaaatgttttcctccaGTCATATCTTACTCCTACCCACATGTGCCCTCGCTGTattatacacagaaaaaaagtgtgcatttatttaacaaaaacagAATTAGACCATTTCATGGgtaattaatgaaatgaaaggtGGAATAATGTATAAGAGAGTGCTATtgcaagatattttaaaactgaaaatgtgtattttgcaaaGGGAAAAAgttctgagaaagagaaaattgaattatttttgagTCCCTAGGATGACAACAGAAACGTGTggtcaggccgggcgcagtggctcacgcctggaatcccagcactttgggaggcggaggcgggtagatcacctgaggtcaggagttcaagaccagcctggccaacgtggtgaaaccatgttagcctggtgtggtgccgcgtgcctataatcccagctactcaggaggctgagacaggagaattgcctgaacccaggagtcagaggttgcagtgagccgagatagtgccattgcactctagcctgggtgacatagcaagactctgtctcaaaaaaaaaaaaaagaaagaaatgtgtggTCAATGAGACATTCAACTTTGGGGTACATTGCAACGTGGTCATGATGACAGTTACTAAAATCCTAAGAGAAATAATCCAAATCAAGTATGGAAACAAATTAGCCTAATACGCTGAGTTTGTGCAAACAATACTTACCTTCAGGTTAGGAATGTGGTCTACTTTGCAACAGCTTCTAAGAGTTGTGAAGTAtggcttttttcttcctttcctcccagaAACTGCCCATATGATTGCTTAGTGAGTCAGTCCTCTGGGGAATGTCTTCATTTTACTCAGCCCTTTTGATATAGCGCTCCATAAAAAAGCAGCAGGGACAACCTGTCCCTCTATAACAAACGGGGTAAGCCCTGGCGGAGGTACCTCTGATGCACACTATTCTATTCGTTTCCTTAGTTATAATATTTAGGTTGGTGAAAAATTATTTGCGGCGTTTGCCATTAAAAGTgatggcaaaaaccacaaataattttgcaccaacttaataattACTACGAATAATTTCCGTTGCTGCAAAGCGATTGTGATAAAACAGGTtgtgattaaaattttataatgtgAAGTTTGGGTGCCGTGATTTTGACAACTTTATCTTGACACAGTATTattaaatcaataataataacaacaaatgtGTAACCTATAAACgagaaacattaaaagaaatgtgGCTGCTAAATAGTTTGGTTCCATCACTCTCCTGCGCAAAGCTCTCCAAGGTCCCAGTTTACACAAAGTAAAGGCCAAAGCTCTTAGCGCGGCCTgtgaggctgggtgtgatgggccTCCCCCATCCTGTCCGTTCTCCTCTCCTCGCACTGGGCCCCTGGCTGCCTTGCTCCGGCCCACTGTCCCCCACCATGCCCCACCGCTCCCCCACCACCCACCGCTCTCCCCCAGCCCTCTCCCCCACcagcccccatccccccacctccccccaacaGCTCTCCCCCACCCCTGTACCAGCCCCCACcgtccccccaccaccccccagccccctcccctgcccccatcaGCCCCCACCACTTCCCACCagccctcccccactccccaccagcCCCCACTGCCCCCACCGCCCCCCATCAGCCCCCCACCAGCTCCCAGccccctccaccccctccccGTCACCACTCCCACCGCCCCTCACTGCCTTCAGGTGGGACTTCCCCGGATGGCTGCTGCCGCCGGGCCTTTGCACGGGCCGCACCCACTGCCCGATTCCCCTTCCCGCAGATTCTGCGTGTTCGGCTGCTCCTGTTGTCCACGGTGCTCTCATGGAGCCTGGGGTACCAGTCAGGGCCCCGTCAGGAGACAGAAACCCCCCGAGCTCTCACAGAGAGAGTAAGCTTGCTAACTAGCTAGAATGTGTTAACTGGGGAGCTGAACAAACAGCACTCCAAGCTGTCACCGAGGCAGTGCCGCAGGCAGCATGCCCCCCAGGATGAGGGAGCAGAGGGGAAAGGCGGGAATGACTGAAGCTCAGAAGCTGGAGGAGGGTCCCTGTGCCTGGGACGTAGAGCCTCTATGCAGGGGCCGCAGGCTCAGGGACGGGGACCATCAGGCTGGTCCTCTGAGTGTGGGGAAAAGCGCGGTCTGGATTCAGGCGCAGCCACAGGGAGGCCAGGGTGAAGAAGTGCTGGGCGGGGCTGCTGGGACCCCCAGGTGGACGGCAAGTCCCCGGGAAGCACAGGGGCTGCGGCCGCTCCCATCCTCCCGCCGCCCCGCTGCGGCTGCTCTCTCACGCCCCCAACTGGCCATGCTAACCCGGAGTCGGCTGAGCTCCGCAGGGTCCCGGCAACCGGAGGTTGAGGACAGAAGACGACACCTTCATACTTCATAACTGGTCACCTAGGTTCTGTCTCCTCTTTTTCCCTGCTTTATTTGTCTTCGAATGCATATGAGACACACTCATGGTCTGTCTCCCATTGCTGGAATGCAAGTTCCACAGGGGCAGGGATCCCGGCTGTTTCATCCCAGTGTCGGCAGCACCTAGAGCCACGCCTGGCGTAGTCCCATGCATGTTTGCCGAATAAATTAATACATCAATGTAACTCCATCGACACGTCAGAGACTTTCAGTGGCAAGAGGTGTCCCCCTGTTTTTGCAGGAGCAGCTCGCTAGGGTGGATGTTTTGTTCCTGTAGACAATAGATgatacaacaaaaataattagcagGAAGAGTCCTGCTTTTTACCCCTTGGCCTGTGTGAGCTGGCATTGCCCTGCAGCAAACGCGGTTTGCAGGGAGAGCACTCAAGGGCGTCTACTTGTTTGGGGATGATTCTCTAAAAGTCATTGTCAGGTACAAAGCCAGGACTtgacaaacttttccaaaaatttcCTTCCCAGTCAAGATATTTTTAGATTGAATCAACTTAACTGGTTTGGATTAAATTTAAACTTGAAATTTtcactctttaaaatattttacttcaggCAATTAAAGTTTCAGTTGACATTTTTTaggagtcttttttttccctcccctgGGAGGCTTTGGCGAACTCTGGTAAAATTACAACATTAAGAATGGCCTTGTCCTTTTCTCTGCCTAACTTGCTTCCATAGGATTTTTGAAACATCAAATATTGAAGAATTGTGTGCTTAAGAACTTTCTCTCAGAACTGATGAAACTTATTTAGAGCTTATTTAGAAGATTATGTTTGTAAAACAAAACTTACAGCCTTGTCCCTAGGTGGAGAATTACTTAAAACTAAGACCACATTCCAAGAAGTGGCATAATCATATACGTGGAAGTACACACGCCATTCTACTTATAATGGCAGCAGGCAGAAGAGGAAGGCAAGCCAGGACGTTCCTAGGCTTCGGCCACTTTTCTTTGCTGCCAAATGCTAAGATCCATGCTAGGCGCCCCTGTCATAGTGATGCAGCGTCTCAGTAGGAGTGAAAGTAGTTCAGAGCCAGAAGGGCGGAGACTTCAATTGCTGTCTCAGTCAAGGTCAATCTTGAGGAAGTGAATGAGGGTGCCAAGCAGTGTGTCAGGAGGCCAGGGCCTTTTCAGAGAGTTGGGCAGTGGGGGCATCTCTGTGCTCCAGTAGATAGAGGACTGGGTTATTTTTCTAACTTACTTATCACAAACATTCCCAAACATATGCAAAAGGAGTGAACGGAGGACACCTATGTGCCTGTCACTCAGTGGTGACAGCGGCAGCATTTCACTATATCTGGCTCATCCAGCCctactccctttttctttttctggaggattttaaagcaaatattatatattatgtcatTTATCCTTACAAACTTCAGTATGCATCTCAAAAATACCAATTTCACACCTAAGGAAACAAAATCTTCACTATTATATAATACCCACCCCTCACTCAAATTTCCCCagcaatctaaaaaaaaaaaaaaaaagtccctttaGAGTTTCAGGATCCAGACAAAGCCCATCCATTGCATGTGGTGGTggtattttaagtgttttcagtGCTTGGCCTCTGCTTCTTCGTCATCGGCTTGTTGGAAAGGTTGGGCCGGTTGTCCAAGGATGCCCTGTTCCGGGTTTGTCTGAACACTTCCTGCGATCCCATTTCACTTGCTCTCTCCTGTTTCCCATTGACAAGAAGTTAGGTCTCAGGGATTGATGTTACCCCAGATTGAATTTTTACTCTTCTTTTCCCTAAGAATACTTCACAGGAAGTGTCGCTGGCGTCGATCATGTCCCATCGGGAGGCACCTCATGGCCAGTTGATTGGTTTTCTAGAGATTGATCAGTCGGTTCAGGTGATCATTTCTTTATTAACAGCCTGATTATTCTATTACAAAATTTCTCATCAACCTTACAATGTATGAGTTTACTAAACTTTGAAGATCATGGTCTAAATCAATTACTACTTTAGTTACCACATTACAGTGACTACACTCATCTTTAGGGATTCAACATGGTGACTCTCTAACTCTTGCAATCGTGGTTATCTGAAATCCAGCTCGTACTGGAAAGGCAGGAAAATGcttaattatttctctttaattctCCATTTTTAGAATGTGCTGGTGCCCTAGAAACCTCCATTGGTATCCAAAgcgtttttgctttatttttgtctcctctttatttttagtcttaCTTCCTGTCCTAGATcgggaatcagccatttctccaaaaaactctggttccttttagtggTGAGTGGTACTTGATCGTACAAACTGGTGTAAGCGGGTGCTTATTATCACCTGGTTGTCATTGCTTCTGGCATTTTCAGTGGaaagctataaaaatatatttttaaaaagaaacatgcatTTAAATTGATATTTTCAGTTCAAATATAAGATTTCAGAGCTTTTACTTCTTGAACGTTATGCTGATGTTTCATTTCTCTTACATTGAAAATCTTGGTTCCTAATGACAGTATAATTACTTCTTTGCTTATCCtacaatatacatataatagTTCAAAAATAACAATACCAATATTATTACTAGCGATGTGGCTACTAAAGGAAGTTTATGATTTCTTTGCAGTTCTTTTTGTCCTTAGAATAGATCCACTGGGAATGTACAGTGAAACTGTCGAAGGTCAGTTGGGGTCATTTTTCCTCTGTGTGCGTATGTTACTAACTTGAGACGTAATTAGGTccatttgttgtcatttttttctacttacatATTGTTCTTTAAATGTAATTTGTAAAAAGTATTTACATATCTCAGTCAAAACCATATGACAATATACATTCAGAAATACCACATTTAATACAATATAATTGTAAAAATGGagaattaaagagaaataattaagCATTTTCCTGACTTTCCAGTATGAGCTGGATTTCAGATAACCATAATTGAAACAGTTAGAAAGtcacggagtctttctctgttgcccaggctggagtgcaatggtgcgatctcagctcactgcaacctctgcctcctgggttcaagtgattctcctgtctcagccttccgagtagctgagattacaggctcacactgccatgcccgggggctaatttttttttgtattttattagagacagggttttaccgtgttgcccaggctgctcttgaactcctgagctcaggcaatccacccacctcagtctcccaacgtgttaggattacaggtgtgagccaccacgcctggccaccatGCTGCAATTTCTAATGATGAATGTATTCACTGTAATGTGATAACTAAAGGAGTAGTCGATTTAGACAATGATCGTCAAAGTTTAGTAAACCCATTAAGTGAAAGATTGACACGGAATATACATTCAGAAATACTACACTCCCTTTCTAACATTGCTTCCTCTACTCTATTCTAGCCTCTCCCATCAATaaccatttttattagttttagttttttcttccatttcatttctctgaaaatataaacaaatatgaatCTATGTGTTACTATTACACCTTCCTTCTCATACAAAAGCTAGCACACCATATACACTGTTCTGTATTAGGCATTCTTCACCTGACGCTTTGTCCTGGAAAACCCATGTCAGTATATAAAGATCTCCTCTTTGCATTACATCACCATGTATTAGTATACTAGAGCTTTTCCAAACAGTCccaaatttgggttgtttctagtcaTTTGCTATTAAAAGCAATGCCAAATCTATTAACCTGGTGCATACAGTATTACATATTTTTGCAATGTAACTTTGGGATAGATTTCTAGGAGGGAGAAAGCTGGGTTAAAGAGTAAATGCATATGCAATTTTGCTAGATATCACCACATTCCTCTTTATAGGGGTCAGAGTATTTTATCATCAACAATATACAAGATTGTTTCCCTCACAGTCTTGTCAACAGAGTATATTGTCAAACTTTTGGATTTGTGCCCATTTGTTGGGTGAGAATTGTTATATAGTTTTTCATTTGCACTTGTCTTATTATGGGTGAAATTGGCCATCTTTTTGTATGCTTACAGGCTGTTGATTACTTTATCTGTGAACTCTATTGCTACCGTTTTCCTATTTCTAATTGTGTTGGattttttcatcttaatttttaacacatgtatatgtgggctgggtgcagtgactcaaacctgtaattccagcattttgggaggccaaggcaggaggaatgcttgagcccaggagtttgagaccacctgggtaacatggtgaaatcctggctctacaaaaaaaatagaaaaaattagccaggcgtggtggtgcacacctgtagtcccagctacttaggaggctgaggtgagaggatcaactgagcccagggaggctgaggctgcagtgagctgtgatcaatgccactgcactccagcctgggtgacagagagaccctgtctgaaaccAAACAAAACATGTATATGTGCAGAATATTAGCTTGACTAAAAGTCTTTAAGAGAAGATATATCTAACATTCAAGTTGCTTGAATGTTTACTGTGACAGATTCCCTTCTACTGCCACAACCAGTTGATACAGTCTGCCATACTTGTTGGAACTTCTCTCTCTATCCTTTCTGTCTCTTACCTTGAGTTCATATTTATCTTATCTTTATCTCTCTGTGCTCATTCTGGGTAATTTTTTCAGGTTCATCTCCCAGTTCATTAATTCTCTCTCCAGTAGTTTTTAATCTGGGTTTTAACATTTTCATTGAGTTTTCACTTTCAATAACTATATGTAAGCACTTTGATGTTGTTCGTTTTCAAATCTGcctattcttttatatataatactgtatattgtgattttttatgttcttgcttaatttttaaatttctttaatcatCTTAGTTGTGCTTACTTTATAGCCATTTTAGATCTTCTGTTTCTaatctttctcttcattttagcTACTGATTCTCTCATGGTAaattgttttcagtgtttttaaaatttttgaattataAACTGACTTTCACCCAACCATGAAAATGTGAGAATTCTGTGTAGTCTGTATTGAGAAATTTTCTCTCCAGAGAAGAACCTTTGCATGTGCCACTTCCAAGCACTCCAGGGGTATCACCAGCCAGAAACCCATTTTTGTGTTAATTTCTCAGCATCAAAATTTCTCAAACCAAGTGGGTAGTACATATTTGAATCTCCATTGCCCATAAGGGCATGTTTATGGGTAAAAATTTTCGGAGGAGATTTTCATTTCCCTCTTGAGCTCAGGTTCACACACAAGCTTCCTTATGATCTTCCTGAGCTAAtgagtattatttttttctaatctatAACCGAGATTTCAGGCCTTCCAGGATCCTGGGTGGTAGTATCAGTTTCAATGCCCTGCTTCACAGGGTTGTAAAAACTTGTCTGTAATTCCTGTTTGGCCAATGCCCTAGTTTACTGGGATTGGTGCCCTCACTCAGGACTGCCACAAATGTGTGCATGCTCTTCCCACTGTCCTTCTGTTGCATCTTCCTTCAGGGCCTCTGGAaaatctccttccttccttacagTCTCAGGCGGTGCTCCTCATAGTGCCTACTTTAGTCAGCAATAAACAAAACACATGTTGAGCTTCTCAACTTATGCTGCCTCTGACTCAAATTatctttaattaaattaattaattagttttctgagacagggtctcgctctgtcactcaggctgcagtgcagtggcacaatcatgcagccttgacctcctgggctcaagagatcctcccacctcagcctcctgagtagctgggactacaggcgtgcactaccacacccaactaacttttgtatttttagtagagatggggttttgccatgttgcccaggctggtcttgaactccagggctcaagcgatgcacccaccttggcctcccaaagtgctgggattacaggcgtgagccactgcccctggtctTCAAAGTATCTTTAtgatgaaatagaaaaacatccAACACCTTTTCTGGATCAGCATCCAGAAAGACACTCAAAGTCTGAAACCCCTTTTCCGGTAGCAAAATGCATCAAAAATTGGAAGGATGTATGGGGTGTCAAGCTGAAGGGGATTGGGATGGCTCTGCACCTGCCCTGCAGAGAGCCGCACAAATTATTAGCTGTGGATTTTAAAAGCTCTATAAAGCAGCTCCTTATTGAcaagaatattattttctattagaGTCTACATCTTCACCCTCTACTTGAAAGTCCTTTTTATGTTCCTGAAAAAGCGCTGGACTGAGTTCGTCTGCCCACTGCCTGGTTGTGTGCTGTTGGCTACTCAATGCTCACCTCTGAAATAGACAGACTACACGTTAGCCGACCTTCAGGGATGCACCCATGGCTTTGAAcgctaaaattaaatgtaaactgACCTGTACATTTATTGCTTGAGGTTAGTATGATCTTGATTCAAAAACCAGTTACAGACAACACAAGAAAGTAAATCAcagttccatttcattttcaaaaataaaatattggctaACAGAATCCACGGTGgatataaaaagtaataatatatgATGTTCACGTAGGAGTTATTTCAGAAATGCATGGCTAGTTCAGTATCAGAAATATCAGTGTAATCCACCAGACAAAAATAATATCAGTAAATGCAGTCAAAAGTATTTTACCAATTGACTCACGAATTATGatttaaaattctcaaaaaaaaaaaaaaccccttccAACAAGCCTAGCAATTGAAAGGCTCTTCCAAAAAGTGAGAAACAGTATCTATTACAACAGAAGCCTACAGTCACATCCTACTAAATGGAAGAAATGTGATCGATTCTCATTAGGATTTGGAATAAGAAAAGGAGGCCGACTCCCACCTACCACTGCTTTAACTAACACTGGCGTTCTTGCTTAATAGTTATTAAGcagttcagaaaaattaaaacaaaatttaacaaaacgtccaggaaagagaagggaaagcaTTCTGGCTTTCATGTGACTTCACAATTCATTTATCCCCACAATCCAAGCATAGTCTCTTTGAGACTAGGATCCTgtctgatctttttaaaaatctctgggaCAGCACCTAGCATAGAGGTTGGCAGCAACTACTAATTTGCAAAAGGGGATCCTGTCTATGCTATGCAGTAGCAAAGATTACATGAGATCCACACGTGGAAACGGCTGTACACATGCTGGAGCAGCACTCATTTGGAAAGGCCGCACTCCCTGGCGTTTTCTCCCGGGACCTCCTCCACCCCACGGATTGCTCCTCGGGTTCCCAGTGCCCGGGCCCCAGGCCCACTAGGCCCCGCGCGAGAGCCGCCGTCCTCGTGTAGGCCAGCAGGTGGCGCCCGGGCTCCACGGCCGGAGTCGGGCAGCGCGGCTGGCGCCGCGGGAAGTCGCCTCCGAGAGGGGCCGCTGCGCCTCGGCTGCGGCTCCAGGGGTCCCGGGGCCAACGTCGCCAGCGGTGCCCGGCAGGGGCTCGAAAGGGCCCGGGCCGCCCCACAG
This genomic interval carries:
- the LOC117979269 gene encoding serine/arginine repetitive matrix protein 3-like: MTEAQKLEEGPCAWDVEPLCRGRRLRDGDHQAGPLSVGKSAVWIQAQPQGGQGEEVLGGAAGTPRWTASPREAQGLRPLPSSRRPAAAALSRPQLAMLTRSRLSSAGSRQPENTSQEVSLASIMSHREAPHGQLIGFLEIDQSVQQRLHEIHTWKRLYTCWSSTHLERPHSLAFSPGTSSTPRIAPRVPSARAPGPLGPAREPPSSCRPAGGARAPRPESGSAAGAAGSRLREGPLRLGCGSRGPGANVASGARQGLERARAAPQSRPHCFRPGTLPRAVRADYARVPVAGGRACGRRLRLSRRRGGGRVGTRARFPPRRAEVGRGRGWRQVAGTWGPGPRVACDGEDAPTALRASSGYDDQPHDRPALAPAEPSPRRGSAGRSGRPRLHGPRPPPAPAPAGSDRGSGRGDARTPRWRRPNTCSAPVTM